ATTTTTTGTACCATTTCCAACATTACCATTGTTATTAGCATTTGCTTCATCCTCCATACCTCTAGCATCCATCTCCATATCATTGTGACCATCACCTTGGCCCAAACCATTGTTTGGGTCACCTCCCCCATTGTTATCATAATTTGCCTCGGTCATATTCACCTCTTGGACTCCATCTCCTTCCTCCACCTCAAAACGGAGTTTGTAAAATCCCCTCCTAATAAAAACATCACTGTCCTGAGGAATAAGATTGCGATCCAAACACCCAATCTTAATGCGAAGCAATTTATTCTTACGAGTAAAAGGCATATCAACATCCAAAGTTTTCCCAAACAGAGAACCAATCCCCCACAGAGACAAATAGTCAGCTCTCATGTCAGAAGGTATTCCATCAACACGAACCCACACCTCTGGCAAACTATATAATGGCTCCTCTACTGAAGACCAGAAATCAAAGAACAAGACAGTATCCTTTTTTGGGCAAACATAAGATCCAAAATTCTTGAGCCTCTGTACTTCAATTGTCACCCCAAAATTATTGTTGTAATTCCTCTGTCCACCCCAATTGTCACCTCTAGCATTTGAAAAATTTCCACCTGATCCCGTCCCACTCGATTCACCTTGGACAAAATTTCTACCAAAACCAGCGTGCCCATTACCTTGGTATCCGCGGCCTCCGTTGAAGCCCTGTCCTCCTCGGCCGCCTCCATGCCCCATGCGCCCGCGCGCATTGCCTCCACGACCCGCAGCAAAACCTCCGCGAGCCTGGAAACCACCGCGACCATGATTGAAAGCGCCCCTCCCAGGGTTGAAACCACCGTTGCCGCCATCGCCGCTCATCGGCACGGAAGAGTGCGGCTGCTGGACAACGTGTTTTCCTTTCTCTAACTTTCGCcaagtaaaccctagaagccgtCTAAACGCGTGCCCAGCGACGGCTTCACCGACTTTGACTTGGATCGGACGATGGGTCTCAACAGACCCATCAGTCTTCCCAGGAAAAACCCGTCTCTGTAAAATCCGGCCTGGGCCTCTTTGATCGGGAAAAACAGATGAAGGCCTCAAGCGCAACGAGCCCAAACCATGAATTTTTGAACGCCCCGCATTTACCGGCGCAATCACCGGATCGGGTCTGATCTTGTCGGTCTCCGGCGACCAACGTCGCCGATGAACAACAGTCCATCCTTCCTGACCATCATCATGGAAAACAGACGGCTCCAACACTGGTAAATTCAGAGACTTTGGAACCGATCTTGTCAACGGCGTCGACAAAGGTGGAAACGACGTACCTTCCATTGCCATGAAGTCCATGGCAGCCTTCCTCTGTGCCTGACGCCGATTTAGACGCTTGATGGCCCTTCGTGCCAGATCCTGAGTGGACTCATTGAGTTCCCTGTCAAAAACGACTTCCGGCGTACGATAGAGGTACTGCCATGAGCCGGCCTCTTGAGGTGACAGAGGTGTCCACCATGGCGTCTTCATCTTCTTGTTCGTCATCCGATGGCACTAGCACCCAAAACCGGCCGACAGGGCGCTCCAACCCCCTCCCGCAGTTGAGCTGAGGCTGAGCGGCCGCCGGAGACGGCGTGAGGGGCTCGCCGCCCGCGACACCAATCTCGCCGCCCGTGTCGCCAGTCGCGTCGCCCGCGTCGCCCGCTCTCTCTCTAACGGTCATGTTTGAAGAGTAGCCCATCCTACACTCTCACACTTTTCcctttggatttttttttccaGTATCCTTGTCCTTGTACGCAGGACTTGAACGTGAGAAGTTCACGAGTCACGGCTCCTTGATAACCAATTAGCATATATGAATGTCAACGTTTTGATAACCAATGAGTCACTTATTTCTGGCGGAGGGAGTTATAGCAGACACACGTTTGACCGTGTCGGTCCATTTTGTGAGGCACAACACATCCATCCAAATATAGGAGTAAGAAGCAATCTTTTGCGGTTGACCACAAAACTGATTTAGCCACGACATGCTCTTCCACTCACGCATGCTTTGCTACCTCTATTTCCTTGGCACCTACGTATCCTAAACAAAAGGAGCTAGGGTTTGTCCAAACAAAGCCCACTCAGTTTCTACATCGATCTAATGAACCGAATGGCGTTCTCGCCGTTGTCCTGCTGGGCGATGATCTTGGTTGTCGTCCTTGCCTCTGGTTTCGACGTGGCCCTCTCACGTAAGTAAAATACCTATATATCTCTCCAACTCATGGATATATGCTTGTTGACTAGATATCTAGACAAATTAAGTTAAATCAATTAACATGGATCCAATGGAGTAGTAAATTCCATAAGAAGGGATGAATGAAAATGCAATGTTGCAGACAGCGATGTTGGTGGCCCGAGCTTCAGCTACAATACGATGAGCTTCGACGGCCCGGAGAACTGGGGCAAGCTGAGCCCCGCCTACAAGGAGTGCGGCGAGGGCAAGGCGCAGTCGCCCATCGACATTGTCACCGCCAACGCTGTCCCCAACCCGAGCCTCGACAACCTTACCCGCGTCTACGCCCCCACCGTCGCCACCCTCAACAACAACGGCAAGGACATCAGCATGACCTTCCAAGACCATGAAGGCCACTCCGTCTCTCCGGGCACCATCCTAGTCTGCAACCCCGACGGGTCCATGAAGGCTTTCGGGTTCAAGATGATCCACTGGCACTCGCCGTCAGAGCACACCATCGATGGCCAGCGCTTTCCCTTGGAGCTCCACCTGGTGCACGCCAGCGAGGACGGCCACCTCGCCGTCATCGGCATCCTCTACAAGATCGGGGACCACGACGCCTTCTACGACCAGCTGGAGGACAAGCTTCGGGAGCTCAAGACGGAGCACCGTGTGGCGGCGGGGCTGGTGGAGCTCAAATCGCTGCAGAAGCGGACGGGGAGCTACTTCCGGTACATGGGGTCGCTCACCACGCCGCCGTGCACCGAGAACGTGATCTGGAACATCCTCGGCAAGGTCAGGGAGATCAGCGCCGAGCAGCTGCAGCTGCTCACGGCGCCACTGCCGCACAAGGACAACCGGCCGGCCCAGCCGCTGAATGGCCGCACCGTCCAGTTCTACAGCCCGCCAAACAGCACTGTCTCCTTCCAAAACATCTCACAGTAGCTAGTTACTACATTAACCCTGAGAAATGACATTATATATATGTACTTTTACCTATTTTCTTATCTAGTTGATCAGGCGTGAACGCGCAccctttttctaaaaaaaattaaattttaaatgCTATTTGAAAGTTTCAAAAAAACTGAAATAAATTTTTGCGTTACATATAAtcttgatacttactcgtgtaaATTTTCACGGAAAAATACGATTGTACGTGGcctacatgaaaataaaaaaatatctaAATGACACTATTATGATTGGATTTGTGTGTTCAAAGAAATACAATTTCCCATTTTCTCATTTTTATGTGGGTTATATACAACGGTATTTTTCCGCGAAAGCttacacgagtaagtatcaagaTAATATATACATTCGTGGTTTTCAAGATTTTCTAAAAGTCTAAAATAgtatttttttgaatttctcaTAATCAGATGCACACACCAAATCCGCTTCAATTAATCTGGTAAATTTTAAAAAGAAATAATATGGGAGAATAATGTTCTGACAATGCCAGTGATAAGGAGGCAATGTTAGTGAACAACGTACAAGTTCTACAAGACTCTAACCAAATCTAGTTTCATTAGTCCGCCTCTTGGAGGGTTAGAGTATCTCCAGCAGTTGAGCTTCTAGGCCGAAATCCAGCGCTatttacactagtagaaaaagaggcttccgtacgCCTCCtttagtccccaaaatattcgaaccgcgactaaaggggtctttagtcgcggttcgggaggtgaCCCGCGACTGAAGGTCTGGGCCCAACAGGCTCGATCGACAGCTGgtggacgggggggggggggggggggctttagtcccggttggccaggTCTACTGCGACTAAACGTCCTCAGGCCTggtccgaaggcctttagtcgcggttggccaggccaaccgggactaaaggttcatCCCTATAAATGCAGTTTAGCACACTACACTTATCTATTTGGTGCCACTTCCATTCACAAGGGGGTGGTGGATTTGCCTTTggatcctcttatgcacacaaggtgttcgatgaaatgcacgagagcatgaaacaaacatgatatgaagtgtccgagcctcacttgagctttctcgtttatttttcctcctcgatcgcggttagcaacttgaacctttcatgtgtcattcataaaatatgcatgtgtgtagttcattgtttaatttctattatttctagctagttagtttaacaaatgcatgatggttaattatatactttatataataataatgcggATGAAtcagcaatggatgtacggtaaccgactctccggcgagttcattacgggtttgaaagattttctcgtagtggctaatgcgaacaagcggggggggggggggttgttatctgtccatgtgctgcctgtaagaatcagaagggttactcttcctcaagagacgttcacgtgcacatgcttcggcacggtttcatgccaagctataattgttggaccaagcatggagaaagaggggttaaaatggaagaagatgaagaaggggatgatatcgatgacaactatcactactaggaaaagccttATAGCAGCACTCCTTACCACCGGCGAGTATGGATACAAGATGCCGACGGTAATGCCTTCCAGGGGTGCCTAACCCTACCGCCGACGAGTTTGAATGGAGGTCGCCGGGGGTGCGTgcgttaccgccggcgagtagGGCACGAAGGTGCTGGCGATATAATGGGCTACGGGGTCCCCGTTGGGCCTGGACTTACCGCTAGCGGTTTAGGCCCAAAGCGCCGGCGTTAGAAGGCTCTACCGCCGGCGAGTAGGGCACGAAGGTGCCGGCGATATAATGGGCTGCGGGGTCCCCGTTGGGCCTGGACTAACCGCCGACGGTTTAGGCCCAAAGCGCCGGGGGTAGAATGCTCTACCGCCGGCGGACCCGAATGGAAGATGCCGGGGGTAAGGAGTGGCAGGGTGGGCCACCCAGCGGCCACCCATCCTGCACTTACCGCCGGCGGTTTAGCCCCAAAAGCGCCGGGGGTAATGTTCCCTACCGCTGGCAACTTCATTTGTAGGCGCCAGCGGTAACCTGGGCCATGCCATTAAGacgaccagccacctaccaccaccctcacacactcatatgtgatggcaaatcaaTCCAAGCACTTGTTAGctcattcccccacccattttagctatttcaaccaacaaaatatgatttatttgagcaaatcatgcactacctaggccccctagcatgatttgcatgatctagatctatctcctcccaccaccttttc
This Lolium perenne isolate Kyuss_39 chromosome 1, Kyuss_2.0, whole genome shotgun sequence DNA region includes the following protein-coding sequences:
- the LOC127328259 gene encoding alpha carbonic anhydrase 7 isoform X1, which translates into the protein MNRMAFSPLSCWAMILVVVLASGFDVALSHSDVGGPSFSYNTMSFDGPENWGKLSPAYKECGEGKAQSPIDIVTANAVPNPSLDNLTRVYAPTVATLNNNGKDISMTFQDHEGHSVSPGTILVCNPDGSMKAFGFKMIHWHSPSEHTIDGQRFPLELHLVHASEDGHLAVIGILYKIGDHDAFYDQLEDKLRELKTEHRVAAGLVELKSLQKRTGSYFRYMGSLTTPPCTENVIWNILGKVREISAEQLQLLTAPLPHKDNRPAQPLNGRTVQFYSPPNSTVSFQNISQ
- the LOC127328259 gene encoding alpha carbonic anhydrase 1, chloroplastic isoform X2, whose translation is MSFDGPENWGKLSPAYKECGEGKAQSPIDIVTANAVPNPSLDNLTRVYAPTVATLNNNGKDISMTFQDHEGHSVSPGTILVCNPDGSMKAFGFKMIHWHSPSEHTIDGQRFPLELHLVHASEDGHLAVIGILYKIGDHDAFYDQLEDKLRELKTEHRVAAGLVELKSLQKRTGSYFRYMGSLTTPPCTENVIWNILGKVREISAEQLQLLTAPLPHKDNRPAQPLNGRTVQFYSPPNSTVSFQNISQ